The window TGTACACAGACTCAAAAGTGTCCTGATAGGAAAAGTCAAAAGTAGTTAAAAATCACACCCACCATGCAGCTTTAACATTGCAGAAGACAAATTCTCAGCTGACCTTAAACCGAGGAGAATCCACACTGTCCACACCTTTGTAGTAGAAGTTATCGCCAAGGGCCAGAACAAAGTCAGCTCCCATCTGCTCTGCTATTTTGCTCATTTCACGAGCAGTAGCCTTCTGCACAGCCGTGATGTAAGGGGGATAAGGCACTCCACCCCAGTCTCCTATTGCCAGGAACTTGATGGAGGTTCGGTTTTCTGTAAgagaacagaagacaaaaaccTTAGACGCTCAGAGTTTGaggagtatttaaaaaaaaaaatccaaatcaaagCCAGTGGGAAACAATACTTACTGCTACTTTCAACCAGGTCCTGGAAGGCAGTAGGATAGCAGTAGGCCACAGAGATGGCAGCAATTAAGATGGATACCAGTTTAAGCGCCATCTtcgaaaacaaaacaatcagatCTCCCATTAGCAACAAAACAATACACGGctcagacagaaagcaagacTTTCATCCATAACTGAAAGTAAGCTCATGCATAAACAAAGAACTCAGAAGAGGAAGCCAAAACAACTAACCGACCACAACTACCACTTACCACATGAGCCTTTGCTTCCTCTCGCCTTCCCCCCCACCTCACTGAGCACCAATATGATCGCTTGCTTTATATGCCTAAAGGTGATTTGTGATTGGCTGTAGCCTGACGCTGACATGTCCCAGCTGGGGCTAATAGAAGCTAATCAAAATAGCTATGTCAATGAGGCTGagagggtcagaggtcacagttTCATGTTTGACAAAGCGTATCAAtgcatcttttcttcttttagatAACAATCATGAGCCATAAATGAAACTCACAGATCAAATGACTCAGCagacaccaaaaaacaaaagtaaagcaGAATCTAATGCCTCGCTCCTCTCTGAGcgaaaagaaaacaaaactggctgacaagaaaaacaacttgaatGTGTGAAGAACAGGTATGTGTGCAGAGATAATAATGTCAAAGATAAAACACTCACAGCTGATAACTGGTGAGGTGGGCTCAGGATGACCTGACGGGACACTCTCCGTCCTCGCAGCGCTCCTCCTGCGCTCCTTTTATCAGCATTCCCAGAGGAGAGGCTGCAGGGGGACCAGCCCTGGGACACGCCGCAGGGGCATGATCATGGCTCACACCCTGACTCAGTCTTGGGACTAGAGGGTCATCTGGGCCACATGTGATCCGCCGCTGTTATTATAGCTGGTGTCCAGACTCGACTTTTTCCACTTCAGTGTTAATCACTGTTTTccttcttcattttttaatatcttttgcTTCCATATTTTgggatattttgggaaaaagaaatacagccTACTGAGTTTATTTCAGTAGTCTAATGGGTCTTGGCATGGCCAGCTCTATAGTCTCTCGGAAAGGAGTCCTGCAATTTGTTCATTAAACTTGGGTCCCCAACCATACTTTCCGTATTTCCACACTCCTTGTGccactttaaatgaaaagaggaCTCAAATTGTCTGCTGAACATCTAGGAGGGCATTGTCAGTGCATTATAAACTGTGAACTGTGAAGGTCTGAAGTTTGATAGATATGCTTGTTCATTAGGCAGGAAAGTCGAATGAAAGACACCACTGAATAGAATCACGGgaaaatgtaggatccagtcCTCCTTGAGCTTTACCCATTCTAGAAACTAAAAGTCTGGATATCTGAGCCTCTGTTGCTTCGATCTTGGCCTGTCTTCATTCCACAAACATTATGGAAGTGCAATTGTAAAACTGTAGAGTGTCCCTTTCAGAGAGTAACTTGTAATATTCATTCAGGTCTGCAGTTTTTAGGGCTATGGTGCAGGTGCACTCAGCGGATATTCCATATCTTAAAATACAAAGCAGACTGTATGACAGCTTAAAAGTATGCATTTACACATAAGAATTACTGGATTGTTTTTGCATTGCCTGCATTATATTCTATTTGTGTCACTGGGCTTATTATTAACTTCTCCTGTGGAACCCAAGTACCTTTGCAGCCACGGTGACCTAATTTCCCCACGGGGGTCAATGAGGCTTCATCTGCATGCACTGGAGAAGAAATTCGTGGGACTTGTGGGTGTTGCAAAACGTTCCCGGTTAACACAGATGTGAGGaatatgtttggcatttttaagaGAAGCTCAAGTTGACCCGGTTTCCACAGCTTTAAATACATAATTCAAATCCTGCAGATGATAGCTCAACTCCGCCCTGAGCTGACCTCATATTCAATACAAGAGCTTCGTccatcaaaacaaaagaaaaggtaaGCTATGAAATCTCATGACACAGTAACAaatttttacttgtttgtgaattagcaaactgaaaaaaatggtcAGAAACTTTGCTCCAAAGTAAGAGTCATTTATTTGACGAGAATCATTAGAGCATTTCATgtgacacaaataaacaaatcttCAGTTCAAAACTACAAGCAGCTTCAAATCAAAACCATATTCTAATACAGAACCAGTACGCAAATAcgcaaattaaaaaacacaacagcccaAGAAACTTGACATAACAATAAACCAGGTATGTATATTTACACACGTCAACATGGACATGACGAGGgctgaagcagaaaaacagggaCCTCAATAAATCCTAAACTTGCATCTGCCACCTAAAATTGCTTTTACCAGACAAGTTAGTGAATAGTtgcaaaactaaaacaacaaaattccagtttcagagacaaagacaaacactttctctttccttttcagaATTGGCATCCAAGATCATCATCGAGGCAGAACAATCGGAGTCAAAAAGATGGCATAGTGAGGTGAGAAAGTCTGTACAAGATGATTAGTAATTAATGTCGCTATAGCCAGAGTATGAGCTCTGGGTTTGTCCTCCGAAGCCCTGGTACATGTCATACCCCTGCTGATTCCCCCAGGATGACTGGTTTCCCCATCCTGTTGAATAAGACCAAATCAGGAGGCGTTATTTCCtatagcagattttttttttttttttttttttttttaaatacaggacATAAAAATGATCCATTGCTGCATTTAAGTGTcaacaaacatcaaaaaaagtACCATCAGGGACAGACGGGAAGTGTTTATTTGATAGAAGGGATGGATCTTAACTTGCTGCATCCTTACTCACCATAATTATTATACACTTGGCCCCCCGTCACAGAGCTGGGGTAAGCTGTGCTGTACATAGAGTAGTCTCCTCCATGGCCCTCGTTCTGACCTTGTGTCAGCATCTTCTTCTTCTCGTCCCCATATCCGTAGCTGTAGGGGCTCTCCTGATCAGCAGGAGGAGGCATCGACTGGTAGCTTTCTCCCTTTGTGCTGCTGGGGTTGTCACTGAAGATGGGTGGGGAGGAGTAGGTGGTGCTGCTCTCAGGGTAAAAGGTGCCGTAGCCAATGTTGCTGCCCGCTGCGCTAGATCCAGCGTCTTTGGTTGTAGTGCTGGCTCCGTTACTACCATACATTTTATCTAAAAAACAAGACCCAAGTATCACTGCTATGTAGAATTGTTCATTTCTAACATTGTCTAATTTTCCTTCAATggtgaataaaacaaacaaacaaaagacatgtTTGGTGCTAGGCTGCAATGAACAATTATCTTAATTAGTGACGGTCTATAATGTCTGAATGtctgaaaatggtgaaaaatgtccatcatcaTTTCCCAGATTGACTTATATAAATTGCAAATCACAATATTAcagatattcacatttgagaaactggaaccaaaacattttttttaatcagatttgcTAATTATTTCTCTAACAattgactaactgattaatttatgaatattttcagcTGTACTTGGAACAAACTAAAATTAACACGTTTATAAAGAGCAAAACTGAGAGATCGTGACAGCAGAACAACCTGTCAAGCTGTAATGATTGAAGGATATAGGTTTCTTTTGAATTTCAACACCACAGTAAAATAAGTAAAGCTTCTGCACTTTAAGGCTTCTTATTTATCCCCAAAAAATAATCCGTTAAATTAACAGGAACAACACACTTGCAGAACAATAATTCCTATTTTGTGTTATTCAGTAGATACactaaaaacacaagcaaacaaaacagcactACATTCTAAAGTCTGTCTTCACAGAACTTAGATGAGTAGTGTATACTTACGATAGCCTGTGCCAGTGCTGCTCTCATAACTGTAGttggctttcaaaataatgGAAAGAAATGACTATTTAGTTGATTTTCTCATACGTGTATGACGTATATTTAAAGGATCCTATTTTGCCTTTATAGCGACGCAAGTATTGCGAGTGTAAAATTCCTTACCTTTGTTATAGCTGGGTCCTAAAGGAAACGGTTTGCCTCGGACCCTGCCCCGACCTCTGTTGGGACCCCAGCCACGGGATCCGGAGTCTGAAGGAATGCCACGAATAGTACCGAAGCCTGGGATGTGCTGTTGAACATGACACGGCAGAAAATTGAATGTAAAGCGTCCTcgaaaaaaaatcaaggcaaCTTTCGTTGTACATTTTGAGGATCGCTAGCAGATACCATGTCGGTGTAGGTGACCTTCTTCTTTGAAACACTTCTGTTGATGTTCAACACGCCATCGTCGTCTGGGAACAGCTTCTCCAGGGCAGCGAGGGCCGCGAAGGCCTTTGCCTCCTTCTTATTAGAGCCTCTCCCTTTGAATTTCTCCCCATCAACCTCCACCTGAGGGACAGGAACAAGAGAACACaaagtttttgtccttttaaaatCAACATGCATTACTTTTCTATcaaagtattgttttttatttgattctaCCACTAAGAATCGGCAAAGTCAGAAGCTTTAACTCTTTACACAAATGTGATAGTGCTGACTCACCTCCATGACAAAACACTTTTCATGGGAGCCCCCTGTCTCTGCAGACAGCTCGTACTTCAGGCTGCGACGCTTCTCATTTAGCTCCATCACAGGGTTCTTGCCATTTTTGGTCAAGATGGGACCCTGACCGCTCTGTTAATAGCAAGTGGACAAATGATGTCTGTTAAATACAAACCACAATAAGCCCTTTAATCAAGAACATCTTGCctattgcttttcttttgctctctcttcgGGATGCATATTTTGAGTTGGCTTTATTGtatgtgagtttttaaaaaagaggcTTCTAAATACATCACTCCAGGGGGAGGAACCGATGTACATACATCTTCTGATGTAGTAGAGGACGTGGTAACAGCTTTTACGGATTCCTGGGTTCCTTCAGATTCCCCACCGGACTCTGATTTAGATTCTGAGCCTGTCGGGAGACCGAGATCCTGCAGGACCTTTGAATGACAGGTCAATACATTAACCAACAGAAACATCTCTTCATTCATTTGCACTGGACTGTAATGGTTATGAAAAACGTACATAAGTGACATGTCTGGGAGCCAGTTAGTAAACTACAACAGGAATATAGGTAAACATGGAAGTCAAAAATTGGTTCGTCATTGTAGCCGAAAAGTTAGCTTGGACAAAGCAATTAATATGCTTATGCGGATAGAAATACAAGAGAAATACAAGTCTTGCCTTAGTGGCTACGTTAAGCTTGGCAGCTCGCTTGGAAGGCCCAGTGGCCTCGTAGGTCTTCCCATTTAAGTCCACAGCCATTGTGAAGACCGGCTCGTGGACTGGACCGGTTTGAGATGTAAGCCGGTACTCCAGGCCAGGTCTGTACTGGTTCAGGCGCATCACGGCATTCATGCTAAAATCATCGGTGACTACAGAGAAAAGGAACAGGtaaagaaaggcagaaagagaaatatgagcaatcaaataaacaaatccaATACATTGGGACATTAACCCTACAGAAATAAGTGGCTACTTGGcagcattttctcatttaattacTTGTATTCCCCAAAACTGGTAGCTTTGaatcatttcatatttctttaGCACATTTAGGGAAAAGGGTTTTCATCCTGATACACCAAGTCTCCGTCAGCTGAGTCAAAATATTCCTGATTCAGCATTTGCATTGTTGACACTAAGGGTGTGTGTACTCATACACTAAGTGAGTGATGTAATATGCTTAAGGATGgaagtctgtcttaaaataaCAGTCACGTATCCCTATGTATGAACAATATTTGTtcactgtaaaaatgtgaacctatcaGGGGGTTGAAGATAAAGAATTTCATTAGGGTCATTTTCTCCTGTTCAGGAAACGTTTTGCACCTGCCAGGTCATGTATCCACAATCAAAGTGAGTCATTTGACAGTAAAAATGTTCAGCCTATACCAAGGCCTCAGACAGGAATTACTAACATGATTTCCTCTGAAAGCGCTTCTGAAACTTGAGGAACTTCCTTTGTTTGCTGTTGAGATGGggctcctcctctcctttctccaccTCAGTGTAAGGTCTCTTAGCTGGCAGGCTGAAGTGTCCAGCAGGACCTATCTGGGCTGAATCAACCAACAGAAACAAGCCTGAGAACAGATCCTTTTCATGAAAGCATTAAATGATATCTGTACTACATGGAAAGGGGAAAGATTGCAGATCATTAGGTACCTGTGCAATCTCTGCCACCGCCTCCCACTGATTTCCGTGGCTTTATAGGTTTGTAGTCCCTCCCCAACACCTTGTGCATCTGTCCAAATGCACACAGCCTCAAGGCAaactaagaaaaatataaaagttaaaTGCTCTTTCCAGGGTTCAAAACTATGAGTGTGCTTGTGCCTTGATGTATTAGCAGCCTCGTCTTACCTGAGCACTCTGTGTGATGTCTTCACGCTGCTGCAGAGTTAGATTTTCAGTGGCATCAACCGTTTCCTTCTCGCATGGATCTTTGATTCCAGGGCCATCTTTGCACAGATACAGATAAATAAGAACGTTAAAGCTAAGGCTAGTGAATGAACAGTCATGCTGGTTTTAGACGAGCTCACCTTCCAAGAGAATTCCAGAGGCAACACACTCTAAAACCCTGCGGAGGGACTCGCCTGCTCCCATTGGTCTCTCAGATGTACCAATAGCCTTCTCTACCAGCAGTTCAAGAAGCTGTGTGGAGGAAAGAGCAGAGAGTATACAGACTACTTATCAAGATGCCGCtccattgaaaaacaaaaagtcaaggTTTTGATTACAGAGCTAGAAAGAAGTTGGTTTATACACAACTACATCTTAGCTGCTGTTATGACATAATGTGCAGCAACAGTTCCCTTACCCATCCTGAGAGTGGCGTCCAGGTAGGAACGCGGTTACACAAGTCCCTCATGATCCGGATCACGACAACGGCAGAAGTCAGGTCCTTGACTTTTGCctggagacacaaacaaaagccAGTTCAGTTAGAAAAGGTGCCAACTCCGATTTGACCTCACTCCTGTGATTTCTGTGTTCTCACAAAAGACCcagaaaagaagggaaacacAGAAAGGTCAGAACAACTGAGCCATCTCCACATCAACAATCGTTAAAACTAATACATATTAGACATTTATGTCCACATGCTCTTTGTTGTACAGTAGAGGAGTTGAAATTGAGAGAGCTCAGTCTGGCAcacaacattttattaaatcaaattatatGCTGGTGTCGATAccaatgatttatttaatgCCGTCATTGGTATGGATCAGCAGATCAATCTTCAACTCTACTAAAATTCTTAAACTTTGACGTTTTAGGTTTATGAACTACATCAACTACAACTGAGAGCACAGTTAAAAACTGTTACTGTCTCtaaatggacagaaaataaaaaaagagaccaTTCAAAGAAACAGTTCACAGTTCTTATGTACAAATAAGGACGTGAATGCAAACCTGGAACCACTTGGCGTGGCGGAGAGACGCCAAGGCAGTAAGGCATTTCTGCCTGTCCAGTACGTCCGGCGGATCGTTGACTGTTCGCGTTTCTATTGACGAGGTGGGGTAAGAAGAAAAGGTACAGTTTGACCAAGGGGGTTGGCTCTGTCTTGCAGCTCAGGGAGCAGCAGCTTTCCACAAACCACCAGCAACAGGGGAAGGGGGTTCCCAAGTACCTACTGTGTAAATCTTTGCTCCCAACAAACCTGACAGTCACTTGTCACAGATCCGTTACCTTTTCCACAGTGTATGAAGGTGGAAGCAAAAAGACTGTCATAATGACACAGTGGTATTTACAACATTGCATAGCATGTTGTTAATGTATGCAAGgggtaaaaactacaataaatacCCCCTTCCCTCAGCTCCTTGGCTTGGGTTTGCTGCTTTCCCCCCCTCCTGAGACAGTGTGTCCAGTTGGTCAAAGGTCCAGCGTTCCTAAAAGAACTTGACAAACTAAAAGGCAATCAGTTGTAAATCACAAGCACTTAGAATCTACACGTCTGCCCCACACTGCAACAAAACTGATGGAGTCCCTGTTCCAAAAGTAGCTTAAGAAGGCCTTATGAAAGATTGCAAACACAAAGAGCCATACCAGCTCTGTGCAAGTTTTAGCTAATCTTCTACACCACAAATACGATTCAGCTGATCTATCCCCAGCACATTTAGGCATTGGCAGGTTGATTTCTATACTGTGCCACAACGATTGGTTGAATGAGTGATAGGACAGATTATAAACTGAAAAACGGTCAGCAGTAAAGTACGCTTGCAACAGGGCTGCATGATAACGGGCAAAATTATAATTCAGATAATATTTAATTCAATGATAATTATCTAAAATATGCATCCTtattaaggaaaaaaactgtagagtagtatattaaaaatgttcaaatatttacaaaaaaggaaGTCTTGACATgaaatcagtgttttctttaagCACACAAACGagtaaatataatttgattTAACAATACTAATAGGTCACCTCACCGATGTGATGttatcaaatgaaaattatttatatttggGAATCAAAGGCACATTAATCTGTCTGCTCATGGAAAACACCTGACTAGTCTAACAGTTTATCTGCGGATATGGAGCGTTTGATTCAATGTACCTGAGCAGACtctcttaaagtacaaagtgtCAGTGCTGTTCCTGATCATTATTGCAAAAATTACTTGACTTCAAATGAGCAGCCCCAGTGTGCAGTGTAGTAAACGGACTAAAACTGCACTGAGACTGGTATGGTTTTGTATGTGGGGCTTCAGCAAACTCCCCCTGacctttaaaaatgacttcactGTAACTTTGGACTCTTGTGCAAAAACAGCCCATGCTGATTAACACGGAAGCTCCACAAACACTCCACTAACTAACAAAGTCACACATAAACGGACAATCTTTTAGTTGTTCCTACTTTTTTCCTGTCTGGTTTCCTGTCTTCCAGGGGAAACCAAAGGAAACTCCTCACTGCGGATCAGTTTTGCTGCAGCTGGTGCCAAATGTACATGTTCAGCATCAAGTACATGCAATGCGCGCTATAACTTGTTATTCTTGAAAAAGCCTTCactttaaacatgaaaacaattcaACAAGAATacacaaagttgtttttatgaCTGAGGCAATGTCATTGACAACATGTGCAGAATTTAGCAGCGACTGCAGAGGAAATGTAGTGCTGGCAAACGCCAGTTTGTCACAAAACGACGACAGGACTCTCGAGCGAGTGAAGAGCCAACATTTGTTGGAAGTTCACTGGCCTTGGTCAGAGACAGTCACTGTACAAGCTCCACTGAGGTTTACTAGGATGATGCAGATGGATAACTTGTGTGAGGTTTGAACGATCAGAGCAGAGTCAGAGATCAGTGGAGCAGTACAGTGTCTGCATACTGAGAACACACAGATCAGCCCTGCGGTAGCTGACGTCTAGTTGGAGGCAGGACCAGCATTTGTACCTTCTTCTTCTGTAGTTTTACTCTCTTGCTCTGTCCTGACAAGAGGTGATGTCAGATGGATAGTGAGAGTCAGAACTGATTCCTTTGTGCTTGTCACAACGATGGCTGCATCCTCTGGACACTGGCTTACTGTATATGCCCCCTCTGAATTAGCCTGttaaaaagagcaacaaaaagTTAGGAATGCACAGATGGACTctttgtatttgaaaaacaacCTAATTCCAAATCgtgaaatctgtt is drawn from Xiphias gladius isolate SHS-SW01 ecotype Sanya breed wild chromosome 15, ASM1685928v1, whole genome shotgun sequence and contains these coding sequences:
- the LOC120800336 gene encoding interleukin enhancer-binding factor 3-like isoform X4, translated to MAAAAAPMWDEHQAYEELLYWDSLIQQGHRLLPHDFDRYEELRYWYDCLCYEEELRQYHDYIAAIEEIEDKQHYEEAASPQVRTPYDRHVMAKHSEVYPSPEELEEVQKIVSHVECALKTVSDQMDTTKDRKESTEARRSESQERVLRGVMRVGLVAKGLLLKGDKDLELVLLCSDKPTIPLLQQVAEKLTAQLEANSEGAYTVSQCPEDAAIVVTSTKESVLTLTIHLTSPLVRTEQESKTTEEEETRTVNDPPDVLDRQKCLTALASLRHAKWFQAKVKDLTSAVVVIRIMRDLCNRVPTWTPLSGWLLELLVEKAIGTSERPMGAGESLRRVLECVASGILLEDGPGIKDPCEKETVDATENLTLQQREDITQSAQFALRLCAFGQMHKVLGRDYKPIKPRKSVGGGGRDCTAQIGPAGHFSLPAKRPYTEVEKGEEEPHLNSKQRKFLKFQKRFQRKSFTDDFSMNAVMRLNQYRPGLEYRLTSQTGPVHEPVFTMAVDLNGKTYEATGPSKRAAKLNVATKVLQDLGLPTGSESKSESGGESEGTQESVKAVTTSSTTSEDSGQGPILTKNGKNPVMELNEKRRSLKYELSAETGGSHEKCFVMEVEVDGEKFKGRGSNKKEAKAFAALAALEKLFPDDDGVLNINRSVSKKKVTYTDMHIPGFGTIRGIPSDSGSRGWGPNRGRGRVRGKPFPLGPSYNKDKMYGSNGASTTTKDAGSSAAGSNIGYGTFYPESSTTYSSPPIFSDNPSSTKGESYQSMPPPADQESPYSYGYGDEKKKMLTQGQNEGHGGDYSMYSTAYPSSVTGGQVYNNYGWGNQSSWGNQQGYDMYQGFGGQTQSSYSGYSDINY
- the LOC120800336 gene encoding interleukin enhancer-binding factor 3-like isoform X1, whose protein sequence is MAAAAAPMWDEHQAYEELLYWDSLIQQGHRLLPHDFDRYEELRYWYDCLCYEEELRQYHDYIAAIEEIEDKQHYEEAASPQVRTPYDRHVMAKHSEVYPSPEELEEVQKIVSHVECALKTVSDQMDTTKDRKESTEARRSESQERVLRGVMRVGLVAKGLLLKGDKDLELVLLCSDKPTIPLLQQVAEKLTAQLEANSEGAYTVSQCPEDAAIVVTSTKESVLTLTIHLTSPLVRTEQESKTTEEEETRTVNDPPDVLDRQKCLTALASLRHAKWFQAKVKDLTSAVVVIRIMRDLCNRVPTWTPLSGWLLELLVEKAIGTSERPMGAGESLRRVLECVASGILLEDGPGIKDPCEKETVDATENLTLQQREDITQSAQFALRLCAFGQMHKVLGRDYKPIKPRKSVGGGGRDCTAQIGPAGHFSLPAKRPYTEVEKGEEEPHLNSKQRKFLKFQKRFQRKSFTDDFSMNAVMRLNQYRPGLEYRLTSQTGPVHEPVFTMAVDLNGKTYEATGPSKRAAKLNVATKVLQDLGLPTGSESKSESGGESEGTQESVKAVTTSSTTSEDSGQGPILTKNGKNPVMELNEKRRSLKYELSAETGGSHEKCFVMEVEVDGEKFKGRGSNKKEAKAFAALAALEKLFPDDDGVLNINRSVSKKKVTYTDMHIPGFGTIRGIPSDSGSRGWGPNRGRGRVRGKPFPLGPSYNKANYSYESSTGTGYHKMYGSNGASTTTKDAGSSAAGSNIGYGTFYPESSTTYSSPPIFSDNPSSTKGESYQSMPPPADQESPYSYGYGDEKKKMLTQGQNEGHGGDYSMYSTAYPSSVTGGQVYNNYGWGNQSSWGNQQGYDMYQGFGGQTQSSYSGYSDINY
- the LOC120800336 gene encoding interleukin enhancer-binding factor 3-like isoform X3 — its product is MAAAAAPMWDEHQAYEELLYWDSLIQQGHRLLPHDFDRYEELRYWYDCLCYEEELRQYHDYIAAIEEIEDKQHYEEAASPQVRTPYDRHVMAKHSEVYPSPEELEEVQKIVSHVECALKTVSDQMDTTKDRKESTEARRSESQERVLRGVMRVGLVAKGLLLKGDKDLELVLLCSDKPTIPLLQQVAEKLTAQLEANSEGAYTVSQCPEDAAIVVTSTKESVLTLTIHLTSPLVRTEQESKTTEEEETRTVNDPPDVLDRQKCLTALASLRHAKWFQAKVKDLTSAVVVIRIMRDLCNRVPTWTPLSGWLLELLVEKAIGTSERPMGAGESLRRVLECVASGILLEDGPGIKDPCEKETVDATENLTLQQREDITQSAQFALRLCAFGQMHKVLGRDYKPIKPRKSVGGGGRDCTAQIGPAGHFSLPAKRPYTEVEKGEEEPHLNSKQRKFLKFQKRFQRKSFTDDFSMNAVMRLNQYRPGLEYRLTSQTGPVHEPVFTMAVDLNGKTYEATGPSKRAAKLNVATKDLGLPTGSESKSESGGESEGTQESVKAVTTSSTTSEDSGQGPILTKNGKNPVMELNEKRRSLKYELSAETGGSHEKCFVMEVEVDGEKFKGRGSNKKEAKAFAALAALEKLFPDDDGVLNINRSVSKKKVTYTDMHIPGFGTIRGIPSDSGSRGWGPNRGRGRVRGKPFPLGPSYNKANYSYESSTGTGYHKMYGSNGASTTTKDAGSSAAGSNIGYGTFYPESSTTYSSPPIFSDNPSSTKGESYQSMPPPADQESPYSYGYGDEKKKMLTQGQNEGHGGDYSMYSTAYPSSVTGGQVYNNYGWGNQSSWGNQQGYDMYQGFGGQTQSSYSGYSDINY
- the LOC120800336 gene encoding interleukin enhancer-binding factor 3-like isoform X2, giving the protein MAAAAAPMWDEHQAYEELLYWDSLIQQGHRLLPHDFDRYEELRYWYDCLCYEEELRQYHDYIAAIEEIEDKQHYEEAASPQVRTPYDRHVMAKHSEVYPSPEELEEVQKIVSHVECALKTVSDQMDTTKDRKESTEARSESQERVLRGVMRVGLVAKGLLLKGDKDLELVLLCSDKPTIPLLQQVAEKLTAQLEANSEGAYTVSQCPEDAAIVVTSTKESVLTLTIHLTSPLVRTEQESKTTEEEETRTVNDPPDVLDRQKCLTALASLRHAKWFQAKVKDLTSAVVVIRIMRDLCNRVPTWTPLSGWLLELLVEKAIGTSERPMGAGESLRRVLECVASGILLEDGPGIKDPCEKETVDATENLTLQQREDITQSAQFALRLCAFGQMHKVLGRDYKPIKPRKSVGGGGRDCTAQIGPAGHFSLPAKRPYTEVEKGEEEPHLNSKQRKFLKFQKRFQRKSFTDDFSMNAVMRLNQYRPGLEYRLTSQTGPVHEPVFTMAVDLNGKTYEATGPSKRAAKLNVATKVLQDLGLPTGSESKSESGGESEGTQESVKAVTTSSTTSEDSGQGPILTKNGKNPVMELNEKRRSLKYELSAETGGSHEKCFVMEVEVDGEKFKGRGSNKKEAKAFAALAALEKLFPDDDGVLNINRSVSKKKVTYTDMHIPGFGTIRGIPSDSGSRGWGPNRGRGRVRGKPFPLGPSYNKANYSYESSTGTGYHKMYGSNGASTTTKDAGSSAAGSNIGYGTFYPESSTTYSSPPIFSDNPSSTKGESYQSMPPPADQESPYSYGYGDEKKKMLTQGQNEGHGGDYSMYSTAYPSSVTGGQVYNNYGWGNQSSWGNQQGYDMYQGFGGQTQSSYSGYSDINY